Below is a window of Geomonas oryzisoli DNA.
CTTGTCCTTGTCGACGATGGTCATGTCCTTGGTGAAGTAGCCGTTGATCTCCTTGGCCACCATGTGCACTTCCGGCTCCTCGCCGTGACCGTAATTCCAGGAGAGCTTGGTGATCGGCTCGGGGAAGGCGCCGCCTTTTTCGTACGCCTTCTTCATGCGCTTGGCGAACTGGTCGATGATCCAGAGGTCGCTCTTCGCATCGCCGACCGGCTCGGCGGCCTTGTAGCGCCACTGGGCCCAGCGGCCGGAGTTGGAGATGGAACCTTCCTTCTCGACGGAGGAGGCTGCCGGCAGCATGAAGACTTCGGTCTTGATGTCTTTCGGGTTCACGCCGGGACGCTTCCAGAAGATGGAGGTCTCGGTTTCCCACAGGTCGACGGTGACGAGCCAATCGAGCTTGCCGAGAGCCTCGCGGGTCTTCAGGGAGTCCGGCCCACCGACGGCCGGGTTCTGGCCCATGCAGACCAGGCCCGCAAGTTCCCCTTTGCCCATTTTCTCCATCAGCTTGGTGAAGGAGTAGTTGCCGCTTCTCTTGGGCAGATAGTCGTAGCAGAAGTTGTTTTCCTTGGTGGCGTTGTCGCCGTACCAGGCCTTCAGGAGGCTCACGGTGTACTTCGGGGTGTTGCCCCACCAGTTGGCGCTCTTCGCATCCTTGGTCTTAGGGGTCCACTTCTCGAGGTAGGCCTTGAGGTCCACGTTGTCGAACTCCGGGGACTTCAGGTAGCCCGGCAGGAGGTGGAACAGCAGGCCGTAGTCGGTCGACCCCTGTACGTTGGACTCACCGCGCAGCGCGTTGACGCCGCCGCCGGCGATGCCGATGTTACCCAGCAGCATCTGCAGCATGGCGGTAGCACGGACGTTCTGGGAGCCGTGGGTGGACTGGGTGATTCCCATCGCGTAGAGGATGGTACCTGCCTTGTCGGCGCGACCGGTTGAGCAGTAGGCCTTGGCGACGGCGACGTAGTCTTCCTTCTTGGTGCCGGTGATGTTGCAGACCATGTCCACGGTGTAACGGGAGTAGTGCTTCTTCAGGAGCTGGTAAACGCAGCGCGGATCCTTCATGGAGTGGTCGCGCTTGGGGTTACCGGCGCCGTCCACCGCGTAGGCCCAGGCCTTGGCATCGTAGGTCTTCTCCTGGTCGTCGAATGCGCAGAAGATCCCCTCGTTGAAGTCGTACTTGTCGTTCACGATGAAGGTGGCGTTGGTGTACTCGCGGACGTACTCCTCGTGGATCATGTTGTTCTGCAGCGCGTAGTTGATCATGCCGCCCAAGAAGGCGATGTCGGTGCCGGGACGGATCTGCGCGTAGTGGTCCGCCTTGGAGGCGGTCCTGGTGAAGCGGGGATCGACGGCGATCAGCTTGCCGCCGTTATCCATGGCCGCCTCGATCCATTTCATGGAAATCGGGTGGTTCTCGGCCGGGTTGCAGCCGATGGCGAGAATCGCGTCAGCGTTTCTCAGGTCGATCCAGTGGTTGGTCATTGCCCCACGTCCAAACGAAGCCGCCAGACCGGCGACTGTAGCGGAGTGTCATATTCGGGCTTGATGTTCGAGGTTAGCCACACCCATGGAGCGGGCGAACTTGCTCCAGAGGTAGCACTCCTCGTTGTCCAGACCGGCGCCGCCGAGGAAAGCCATCCCTTCGGTGCGGTTGACCACGTACTCTTTGTTGTCTTTCTTGTTGATCTCTTTGGCCTTGAAGGACTTGTCGCGCGTCTCCTTCATCTTCTGCGCGATGCGCTCCAGGGCCCAGTCCCACGACTTCTCTTCGAACTTGTCGCTGCCGGGGGCGCGGTACATGACCTTCTGCAGGCGGCGCTCGTTGTTGGCCACCTGGAACAGCGCGCTACCCTTCGAGCAGAGCGCACCCTGGTTGATCGGGTGCTGGGTGTCCCCCTCGATGTTCACGATCTTGCCGTTCTTGGTATGCACCACAAGCCCGCAACCTACCGCGCAGAAAGGACAGATGGTGGTCGAGCTTTTCAGCCCCTTGGTGCGCATCTGCGAGCTGTCTGCGCCGCCCGCTTCTGCCTTTTTGCCGGAGAGGATCAGTGCCGCCGCAGCCGCCCCCCCCTGCAGAAACTCCCGTCGTGAAACTGCCATGTTGAATCTCTCCTTTTTCCATGATAAACGTCGTCGACGCCGGATAAGCACCGCGTATACGGCAATTGCCATGCCAGCGCGTAAACGTTTACGAGAAAAATAGTTGTGTACCGTAAACGTCCGAAATGATAATGTTGTCTGCGCCAGTCGGGAATTTCGCAAACATGAACTTTAATTAACAAATGCGTCGTTTTGTCAAAATGTGTGACATTTTGTCCAAAACGACTCTTCCAGCAACGGCGCGGGAAAGAAGCGAGGAACGCCCCAAAATGACACAAGAACGAATTCTGATCTGTGACGACGAGGAAGGGATCCTCATCTACCTGAAGAAGCTGTTGCAGACCCAGGGGTACCTGGTGGAGACCTTCAACGCCGGAGCGCTGCTTTTGCGCCGCCTGCGCGAAGGGGATCCCGGCGACGCCGACCTCATCCTGCAGGACGTCAGGATGCCCGACCTCGACGGTATCAGCGTGCTGCAGGAGGTGAAGCGGCTCCGCCCTACCCTCCCCATCATCATCATGACCGCCTTCGGAACCATCGATGCCGCGGTAGAGGCGATCAAGCTGGGCGCCTACGACTACGTCACCAAGCCCTTCCCCAAGGAAAAGATCCTGAGCGTCTTGAAGAATGCGCTGGAAAAGGAGCAGCTGTTGCAGGAAAACCGGGCGCTCAAGACCGAGCTGGGCAAGCCCATCCTGCAGGACGCCATCATCTTCAGAAGTGCCGTGTTCCAGGAGACCTACGACCTCACCCTCCAGGTCGCGGCGAGCGAGGCCAACATCCTGGTGCTGGGCGAATCCGGCACCGGCAAGGAGTTGATCGCCGGCGCCATCCATTACAATAGCCCCCGGCGCGAGCGCCGCTTCCTCTCCATCAACTGCGCCGCCCTCACCGAAACCCTCCTGGAGAGCCAGCTCTTCGGGCACGTCCGCGGCGCCTTCACCGGTGCCATCACACACCAGAAGGGACTCCTGGAGGAGGCCGACGGCGGCACCCTGTTCATGGACGAGATCGGCGACATGAGCCTCCCCATCCAGGCGAAGCTCTTGCGCGTGATCCAGGAACGCGACTTCATTCCCGTGGGTGCCACCCGCGCCAAGAGCGCCGACATCCGCTTCGTAGCCGCCACCAACAAGGACCTCGAGGAGGAGGTGCGCGTCGGCAGGTTCCGCGAGGACCTCTACTACCGCCTGAACGTGATCAACATCCCCCTCCCCCCCCTGCGCGACCGGAAGGACGACATCGAGCCGCTGGCCCAGCATTTCCTCAAGAAATACAGCCTCAAGATGAAGAAGGAGGTGACCGGGGTCACCCCGGAGGCGCTGCACCTCCTGTGCAGCTACGACTGGCCCGGCAACATCCGCGAACTGGAAAACGTGATGGAGCGTGCCGTGATCCTGGCCCGCACCCCGCTGGTGACCCCCAAGGAGCTCCCCATCTGGCGTAGGCAGCAAAAAGCTTCGGCCGCGCCCGTCGAGCCGCAGCTGGTTTCCCTGGAGAACATGGAGAAGGCGCACATCGAGCGCACCCTGCTCGGCACCGGATACCACAAGAGCCGCTCCGCCGAGATCCTGGGCATCTCCAGGAAGACCCTGGATCGCAAGATCGCCGAGTACGAGATCACCATCCCCTCATGAATATCCCCAGGCTCCGATTTCCCATCAAGACCAAGCTCACGGTCGCCACGCTGATCCCGCTGGCGATCGCCATCCTGATCTGCTGGATGGCCGGCGTCTTCATCCTGAGCGCCAAGGTGGCCGCCCAGGCCCAGGAGAAGGTGCGTTACGACCTCTCCGTGGCCCGCGAGGCGTACCTGAACGAACTGACCCGCCTCTACGACGCGGTGAAGCTCTCCGCCTCTTTCGGCAGAACCTCCGAGACCGTCATCGCCGCGGACCAGCGCGCCCTGGCCGCGACGCTATCGCCGGTGCGCAAGAGCGAGCACCTGGACATCCTGGCGGCGGTGGACGCCTCCGGCAAGGTGATCTTCCGGGCCAACAACCCCAAGCAGTTCGGCGACGAGAAACTGCGCAACCTATTCGTGGCGCGGGCCCTCAAGGGGGAACTGGTGAGCGGCACCACCATCATCCCCACCGCCGAATTGGCGCTGGAGGGTGAGGAACTGGTGCGCCAGGCCCATGTCCAGGTGGCCGGAACCAAATCGGACCCAACGCCGCCCGCTCCGCTCACCGGCGCCATGCTCCTCTTCGTGGCCGCGCCGGTACGGGACCAGGCCGGCAACGTGGTGGGAGCGCTGTACGGCGGGGTTTTGTTGAACAACAACAAAAAGCTGGTGGACAAGATCAAGACTGTCGTCTACGAAGGGGCGAAATCCAACGGCCGCGACGTGGGTAACTCCACCATATTTCAGGGGGACGTCCGGATCGCGACCAACGTCCCCAATACCGACGGCAGCCGTGCCATCGGCACCAAACTCTCGGCGCCGGTGTACGACCGCGTCCTGCTAAAAGGGGCCAAGTGGGTGGGGAGGGCCTTCGTGGTCAACGACTGGTACCTGACCGCCTACGAGCCGATCTTTTCGCTGCAGGGGGTGCCGATCGGGGCACTCTACGTGGGGATGCTGGAGAGTCACTACTCGGCGGTGAAGACCGACATGGCGGTCCTTTTGAGCTTCGTGCTCCTTTTGAGCGGGCTGACCGGGGTTTCCATGTCCGGTTTCCTGGGACGCAAGCTGGCGCAACCGATCAAGGAACTGGAGCTCTTGACGCGGCGGGTGGCGGCGGGCGAGCGGGACGTAAAGAGCACCATCGACTCGCGCGACGAGATCGGCGACCTGGCTGAGCGCTTCAACGACATGAGCCAGTCCCTTGCCGAGCGCGAGGACAGCATCATCGAGCTGAACCGGAACCTGGAGCAGAAGGTACAGTTGAGGACGGCAGAACTGGAGGAGAAGAACCGACTCCTGGTGCAGACGCGTGAGGAGCTGTTGCGGGTCGAGAAGCTGGCGGCAATCGGCGAGTTGGCGGCAGGCGTCGCCCACGAAATCAACAACCCCATGGCCATCATCCGCGGCAACACGGAGCTTTTGCAGCTCTCGGTCCCGGAGGACGCCCCCAACCGTGAGGAGGTGGACACCATCTTCCAGCAGGTAAAGCGGGTGGAGCGGATCGTATCAAACCTGTTGAAGTTCGCCCGGCGCGAGCAGATGGAGCGCGGCGAGGTACACCTGAACGAGCTTTTGCACGAGATCGTGGGGCAGATAGGTCACCAGGTTTCCCTGGAGAAGATCGAGGTGTTCGAGTTCTACGCCGAGGAGGTGGCCGTGGTCGAAGGGGACCAGGACCAGCTGCGGCAGGTATTCACCAACTTGATCCTGAACGCCGTGCAGGCGATGCCTGACGGCGGCGTTCTCGACATCAGGAGCGCGCCGGTGGGGAGTGGGGACAACTACGAAGTGAAGATTTCCGATACCGGAGTCGGGATCCAGCTGGAGAACCTGAGGCAGGTATTCAACCCCTTCTACACCACCAAGGCGAACGGCACGGGGTTAGGGTTGTCGGTAAGTTACGGCATCATCAGGGAGCACGGCGGTTGCATCGACGTGGAGAGCATCCCAGGTCGAGGCAGCAGTTTCACCGTGCTGCTCCCCTGCGAGCACTGAAGCCCCCCCTTTACGCAAAGAGGCCGCGAGCGTGCAGACGCCTCGCGGCCTTTCACTGTTTTGTACCAGTTGCAGCGTCTTACACCACCACCTTATCCCCGGGCCGAACCACCCCGCCCTTCAGCACCCTGGCGAAGATCCCCTCTTTGGGCATCACGCAGTCACCGGCCTGGTAGTAGATGGCGCAGCGGGTATGGCACTCCTTGCCGATCTGGGTCACCTCCAGGAGGGTCTCCCCGAGCTCGATCTTGGCGCCGATGGGGAGGCTCACCAGGTCCACCCCTTCGGTGGTGATGTTCTCGGCGAAGTCCCCTTCCTTCACGTCCAGCCCGAGCGCCTGCATCTTGGCGATGCTTTCCTGGGCGAGAAGACTTACCTGCCGGTGCCAGTCGCCGGCGTGGCCGTCGCCGACGATGCCGTGCTCCTCGCGCATAGTGACCTCGGGGACCGGGGTCTTCCTCTCCCCTTTGTTCTTGCTGATATTGACGGCGATTACCTTTCCGATCATGCCTTCTCCTTGTTCTCTAGCCGCCTACGCGGGACATTGCGAATGGTTTGGTTTCCACACCTTCATCGGTCACCTCGTGCCGCCCCGGTTTGGCCGCCACGATGCGCCGGATTTCCTTGCGTAAAAGTTCGTCGTCGCCCGTCACCAGCACCGGTTTCAGGTCGACGCCTTCCCCGGAGAACAGGCACCCCTTGGCGACACCGGACGCGGTCACCCGCAGGCGGTTGCAGCCGTCGCAGAAGTGCCCCGTCATGGCGGTGATGATCCCCAGCGACCCGGGCGCCCCCTGAATCCGGAAATTCTTGGACGGGCCGGAGCGCTCGCTGTTGGTGCTTTCCTCGATGGTGTACTCGCGGGCAATGCGCTCCCTAATCTCGGCACCCGGTACGGTGAGGTCACGCCAGTCCGCGTCGCCAGAGGTCGGCATGTACTCGATGAAGCGCACCGCATAGGGACGCTTCAGGGTCAGCGCCGCGAAATCAAGGATCTCGTCGTCGTTCACCCCGCGCATCACCACCACGTTGATCTTGTGGGGCGGGAAGCCGACCCGTTCCGCCTCGTCGAGCCCGTCCAGTACCCGCTGCAGGTCTCCCCCGCGGGTGATGGCGGCAAAGGTTTCCGGCTTGAGAGAATCGAGGCTCACGTTCAGCCTCTGTACCCCGGCATCTCTCAACCCCTGCGCCATCTCCTTCAAAAGGAGGCCGTTGGTGGTCAGGACCAGTTCCTTCAGCCCCGGCAAGGCGGCCAGGCGTGCCAGGAAGTCGACGATTCCCTTGCGCACCAGGGGCTCCCCGCCGGTGACGCGGATCTTCTCGATCCCGGCGGCAACGGCCTCGGACGAGATCCGGAGCAGATCCTCGTAGGAGAGCATCTCGCAGTGGCTCAGCTTCTCGACACCCTCTTCAGGCATGCAGTAGCTGCAGCGGAGGTTGCAGCGATCGGTGACCGAGAGTCGCAGGTAGTTGATGCGCCTGCCGTAGGTATCTATCAATGACATAAAATTCCCTGATTACAGGTGTTTAAACTGCTTGACCTCAAGCGGCGGGTGATCCCGCAGGCAGCCGGTCGCGGCTCGACTGTCTGGTACACGCTAAAAACCATACCTTGTTTGTCAAACGGAAATCAACCACTTTAATGAGCATGGTTGGGGTGCCCCTGCAGACTGGCTAGAAAAGTATACGGCTTGGAGGCGAGGCGGCGCAGCCTCCGAAAACCACTAAATTACAAGGTGTTACCATGGCGTTGGCACGGCCCGGGGTGCAACCCTTAAGCTAAAATAATTGTTTATTTCCGCCCAAATATGCTATGGCTTTGGGAAAATATGCACAACGTCTCCGAGCTGCTGCCGTCTAAAGGGAAACACCCCAGGGCGCCGCAGCCGATGGGTGCTGCCGGAAACGGCACCGCCTCCCTCTTGGAAAGGAGAAGCACCGCCGCATCAGCGCACGGGCCCCCTCTTCCTTCACGGAGACGGGGCTTTTTTCGTAACTGCCATTAACAAGGAACAAAGAGGAAGAGATGACGAACTACGAGCAAGCCAGACGCATGGTCATCGAAAAGGTGGCGCCCGTTGGCGTGGAAAGGGTGCTGCTTCTGGAAGCCGCCGGACGGGTGCTGGCCGAGGACTACGTGGCCCCCAAGGACATGCCGCGCTGGGACAACTCCGCCATGGATGGATTCGCCGTCAGGAGCGCAGACTGCGCGCCGGGCACCGTACTGAAGGTCACCGACTACATCCCCGCCGGTGTCAGTTCCGACGACGCCGTGACGCCGGGGTGCGCGGCGCGCATCATGACCGGCGCCCCCATCCCGCCGGGTGCCGATGCGGTCGTGCCGATAGAGGAGACCGAGAACACGGCCGAGACCGTGAAGCTCCT
It encodes the following:
- the fdnG gene encoding formate dehydrogenase-N subunit alpha encodes the protein MAVSRREFLQGGAAAAALILSGKKAEAGGADSSQMRTKGLKSSTTICPFCAVGCGLVVHTKNGKIVNIEGDTQHPINQGALCSKGSALFQVANNERRLQKVMYRAPGSDKFEEKSWDWALERIAQKMKETRDKSFKAKEINKKDNKEYVVNRTEGMAFLGGAGLDNEECYLWSKFARSMGVANLEHQARIUHSATVAGLAASFGRGAMTNHWIDLRNADAILAIGCNPAENHPISMKWIEAAMDNGGKLIAVDPRFTRTASKADHYAQIRPGTDIAFLGGMINYALQNNMIHEEYVREYTNATFIVNDKYDFNEGIFCAFDDQEKTYDAKAWAYAVDGAGNPKRDHSMKDPRCVYQLLKKHYSRYTVDMVCNITGTKKEDYVAVAKAYCSTGRADKAGTILYAMGITQSTHGSQNVRATAMLQMLLGNIGIAGGGVNALRGESNVQGSTDYGLLFHLLPGYLKSPEFDNVDLKAYLEKWTPKTKDAKSANWWGNTPKYTVSLLKAWYGDNATKENNFCYDYLPKRSGNYSFTKLMEKMGKGELAGLVCMGQNPAVGGPDSLKTREALGKLDWLVTVDLWETETSIFWKRPGVNPKDIKTEVFMLPAASSVEKEGSISNSGRWAQWRYKAAEPVGDAKSDLWIIDQFAKRMKKAYEKGGAFPEPITKLSWNYGHGEEPEVHMVAKEINGYFTKDMTIVDKDKTLEFKAGDQVPMFKYLQDDGSTVSGCWIYCGSYTKEGNQMARRDLADPTGLGMYPKWSWAWPVNRRIIYNRASVNPDGVPFNPKRVVITWDALEKKWKGDVPDGPWPPMNDAKEGKYPFIMLAEGHGRLYALDMKDGPFPEHYEPIESPAKNLLSKTQTNPAVKIPANMTSDTAKFPYVGTTYRMTEHWQAGAMTRSLPWLVELVPTMFVEISQTLARAKGINNGDMVKVTSERGSIEAKALVTSRLKPFSVQGKEVEQVGLPWHFGYAGLATGDSGNVLTPSVGCANTSIPEFKAFLCNIEKGGKRA
- the moaA gene encoding GTP 3',8-cyclase MoaA, which translates into the protein MSLIDTYGRRINYLRLSVTDRCNLRCSYCMPEEGVEKLSHCEMLSYEDLLRISSEAVAAGIEKIRVTGGEPLVRKGIVDFLARLAALPGLKELVLTTNGLLLKEMAQGLRDAGVQRLNVSLDSLKPETFAAITRGGDLQRVLDGLDEAERVGFPPHKINVVVMRGVNDDEILDFAALTLKRPYAVRFIEYMPTSGDADWRDLTVPGAEIRERIAREYTIEESTNSERSGPSKNFRIQGAPGSLGIITAMTGHFCDGCNRLRVTASGVAKGCLFSGEGVDLKPVLVTGDDELLRKEIRRIVAAKPGRHEVTDEGVETKPFAMSRVGG
- a CDS encoding sigma-54-dependent transcriptional regulator — translated: MTQERILICDDEEGILIYLKKLLQTQGYLVETFNAGALLLRRLREGDPGDADLILQDVRMPDLDGISVLQEVKRLRPTLPIIIMTAFGTIDAAVEAIKLGAYDYVTKPFPKEKILSVLKNALEKEQLLQENRALKTELGKPILQDAIIFRSAVFQETYDLTLQVAASEANILVLGESGTGKELIAGAIHYNSPRRERRFLSINCAALTETLLESQLFGHVRGAFTGAITHQKGLLEEADGGTLFMDEIGDMSLPIQAKLLRVIQERDFIPVGATRAKSADIRFVAATNKDLEEEVRVGRFREDLYYRLNVINIPLPPLRDRKDDIEPLAQHFLKKYSLKMKKEVTGVTPEALHLLCSYDWPGNIRELENVMERAVILARTPLVTPKELPIWRRQQKASAAPVEPQLVSLENMEKAHIERTLLGTGYHKSRSAEILGISRKTLDRKIAEYEITIPS
- a CDS encoding MOSC domain-containing protein; its protein translation is MIGKVIAVNISKNKGERKTPVPEVTMREEHGIVGDGHAGDWHRQVSLLAQESIAKMQALGLDVKEGDFAENITTEGVDLVSLPIGAKIELGETLLEVTQIGKECHTRCAIYYQAGDCVMPKEGIFARVLKGGVVRPGDKVVV
- a CDS encoding cache domain-containing protein; this translates as MNIPRLRFPIKTKLTVATLIPLAIAILICWMAGVFILSAKVAAQAQEKVRYDLSVAREAYLNELTRLYDAVKLSASFGRTSETVIAADQRALAATLSPVRKSEHLDILAAVDASGKVIFRANNPKQFGDEKLRNLFVARALKGELVSGTTIIPTAELALEGEELVRQAHVQVAGTKSDPTPPAPLTGAMLLFVAAPVRDQAGNVVGALYGGVLLNNNKKLVDKIKTVVYEGAKSNGRDVGNSTIFQGDVRIATNVPNTDGSRAIGTKLSAPVYDRVLLKGAKWVGRAFVVNDWYLTAYEPIFSLQGVPIGALYVGMLESHYSAVKTDMAVLLSFVLLLSGLTGVSMSGFLGRKLAQPIKELELLTRRVAAGERDVKSTIDSRDEIGDLAERFNDMSQSLAEREDSIIELNRNLEQKVQLRTAELEEKNRLLVQTREELLRVEKLAAIGELAAGVAHEINNPMAIIRGNTELLQLSVPEDAPNREEVDTIFQQVKRVERIVSNLLKFARREQMERGEVHLNELLHEIVGQIGHQVSLEKIEVFEFYAEEVAVVEGDQDQLRQVFTNLILNAVQAMPDGGVLDIRSAPVGSGDNYEVKISDTGVGIQLENLRQVFNPFYTTKANGTGLGLSVSYGIIREHGGCIDVESIPGRGSSFTVLLPCEH